One genomic region from Candidatus Zixiibacteriota bacterium encodes:
- a CDS encoding prepilin-type N-terminal cleavage/methylation domain-containing protein: MTSSHSKYSSAGGKLVQNGFTLIELVMIIVVLGVLAAVAVPKLGDVTESSKITATQKELATLKVAIAGNPDAIAGGKYVDRGFEGDVGFVPSQLQDLVSRPDSVSAYNKLTALGWNGPYIDSTDGNYLKDAWNVAYVYQPAGRRIISVGGSDSIIVGF, translated from the coding sequence TACAGTTCGGCTGGGGGCAAGCTCGTTCAGAATGGATTCACGCTGATCGAGCTTGTCATGATTATAGTCGTGCTCGGAGTTCTCGCGGCTGTTGCGGTGCCTAAGCTCGGCGACGTTACCGAGAGTTCCAAGATTACGGCTACGCAGAAAGAGCTGGCGACGCTCAAGGTTGCCATTGCGGGCAACCCCGACGCAATCGCCGGGGGGAAATATGTCGACCGTGGATTTGAAGGCGACGTTGGCTTTGTACCGTCTCAGCTGCAGGACCTGGTCAGCAGGCCGGACTCCGTGTCCGCTTACAATAAGTTGACCGCGCTCGGCTGGAACGGCCCGTATATCGACAGCACCGACGGCAATTATCTGAAAGATGCCTGGAACGTAGCTTATGTCTACCAACCGGCAGGTCGGAGAATCATTTCCGTTGGTGGTTCTGACAGCATTATTGTTGGCTTTTAG
- the pilM gene encoding pilus assembly protein PilM: protein MLKLDFWSKKKNPEGVPGSPPKPARPAFSMTKIRPKNSHFLGTTVSFCVDEHAIQMAAVRHVGKSRQVLDIKKEYFPRGQNDDKARKEKLLREIGDFASKYGGRRAKITLAVSSNETTFRSFLMPRMKKRELDSAVQFEVKKQIPFPAADCVYDYRPVFSIERDDNVRYKIGLQAATRRYIQEQLEPFEMLGLPVVQIYHTQDVIGQFLKHIPKFHEDKSYTLLNIGLKSTEISFYKGANLEFSHATAVSSNMLGAQPEMTKYEFFAELISNEIQTSLDYYAGQYSVSLHDKIYVYGDLAYSSELLELLNAKSGIELEPLPVANLTDLSTRDELQSEIFPVCLPVLAASTCQIALANLLPPELRTAQQKGRVGTYGRIGVGVLLILLATSWGVGRNEISSQENHLIELNRQIAEFQNSEAFHTYNLIKRRIAMDQSYLNQIKESPSYLALNLKELSQLTPGPVKLLYLDYKPDEKDQNLYLHGLVISDDIPPELILAEFVENLSASPFYENVKVVRHVKKKIEGHFEIDFQLNMKGVA, encoded by the coding sequence ATGCTCAAACTGGATTTTTGGTCAAAGAAGAAAAACCCGGAAGGTGTGCCTGGCAGCCCGCCCAAGCCTGCCAGGCCCGCCTTTTCTATGACCAAGATCCGTCCCAAGAACAGCCATTTCCTCGGCACAACCGTATCGTTTTGCGTCGACGAACACGCTATTCAGATGGCGGCCGTTCGTCACGTGGGTAAATCCCGCCAAGTGCTCGACATCAAGAAAGAGTATTTCCCGAGAGGACAGAACGATGACAAGGCCAGGAAAGAAAAGCTGCTTCGAGAGATCGGTGACTTTGCCTCCAAATACGGGGGGCGTCGCGCCAAAATAACCCTGGCGGTCTCCAGCAACGAAACGACCTTCCGAAGCTTCCTGATGCCCAGGATGAAAAAGCGCGAACTCGACTCGGCTGTTCAGTTTGAAGTAAAAAAACAAATCCCCTTCCCTGCTGCCGACTGTGTTTATGACTATCGCCCGGTCTTTAGCATCGAAAGAGATGACAATGTCCGCTACAAGATCGGCCTGCAGGCAGCCACCCGCAGATATATACAGGAACAGCTCGAGCCGTTCGAGATGCTCGGGTTACCCGTAGTGCAGATTTATCATACTCAGGACGTCATCGGTCAGTTTTTAAAACACATCCCGAAGTTTCATGAGGACAAAAGTTACACTCTTCTCAATATCGGGTTGAAGTCTACGGAGATTTCGTTCTATAAAGGAGCGAATCTCGAATTCTCTCACGCTACGGCCGTCAGTTCGAACATGCTTGGCGCTCAGCCGGAGATGACAAAGTATGAGTTTTTCGCGGAATTAATCTCCAACGAAATCCAGACTTCGCTCGACTACTACGCCGGCCAGTATTCGGTCAGTCTTCATGATAAAATTTATGTTTATGGCGATCTTGCCTACAGCTCGGAACTGCTGGAACTATTGAACGCCAAGAGCGGAATTGAGCTGGAACCTTTACCAGTCGCAAACCTCACCGATCTCAGCACCAGGGACGAACTTCAGTCCGAGATTTTCCCGGTCTGTTTGCCGGTTTTGGCCGCCTCGACCTGTCAGATCGCCTTGGCCAACCTTCTCCCCCCTGAGCTTAGGACAGCACAACAGAAGGGTCGGGTCGGAACTTACGGCCGGATTGGTGTTGGTGTTTTGTTGATTTTGCTCGCCACATCGTGGGGAGTCGGTCGAAATGAAATCTCATCTCAAGAAAACCATCTGATTGAGTTGAATCGCCAAATAGCGGAATTTCAGAACTCGGAAGCGTTTCACACATACAATCTCATCAAACGGCGCATTGCCATGGACCAGTCCTACCTCAACCAGATAAAGGAATCCCCGAGCTATCTGGCCCTGAATCTGAAGGAGCTGTCGCAACTGACGCCGGGCCCCGTAAAGTTGCTTTATCTTGACTACAAGCCCGATGAGAAAGATCAAAACCTTTACCTTCACGGGCTGGTTATATCGGACGACATCCCCCCCGAACTGATTCTCGCCGAGTTCGTGGAGAACCTGTCGGCATCACCGTTCTATGAAAATGTTAAAGTCGTAAGGCACGTGAAAAAGAAGATCGAGGGCCACTTCGAGATAGACTTCCAGCTCAACATGAAGGGGGTTGCATGA